From Aptenodytes patagonicus chromosome 1, bAptPat1.pri.cur, whole genome shotgun sequence, one genomic window encodes:
- the CCDC59 gene encoding thyroid transcription factor 1-associated protein 26: MAAALRGGPGPAAENAGAGARGPRRKRLWRPVLLRDVMGSVQEGRGFAFRRKQKIERQYRKLLKKGRKVHSQEDNQFTDTYPEHLKHLYLAEEEMLKKRRRAPGDSVLSEEKLNKAVESVMTEGKFKKKTSNQKAKEEYEKIKAERARKREEAEKRKQQREAAQRLYKQKKMEAYKILSKKTKRGQPNLNLQMEFLLQKIQQNT, encoded by the exons atggcggcggcgctgcgcggcGGGCCGGGACCGGCGGCGGAAAATGCGGGCGCCGGCGCCCGCGGTCCCCGCCGAAAGCGGCTGTGGAGGCCCGTCTTGTTGCGCGACGTCATGGGCAGCGTCCAGGAGG gACGAGGATTTGCATTTCGGAGAAAACAAAAGATCGAAAGACAATACAGGAAGTtattgaaaaagggaagaaaggtcCATTCACAAGAGGATAATCAGTTTACCGATACTTATCCAGAGCACTTGAAACATCTTTACCTAGCGGAGGAAGAAATGCTTAAGAAACGGCGCAGAGCTCCCGGCGATTCAGTTTTATCAGAAGAAAAACTTAACAAAGCAGTAGA GTCAGTTATGACTGAAGGGAAGTTTAAGAAGAAGACGTCCAATCAGAAGGCGAAAGAAGAATATGAGAAAATAAAGGCTGAGCGTGCTAGAAAGAGAGAG gaagcagaaaaaagaaaacaacaaagagaagCAGCTCAACGATTgtacaagcaaaagaaaatggaagcttATAAAATACTGAGTAAGAAGACGAAAAGAGGACAGCCAAACCTAAACTTACAAATGGagtttcttcttcagaaaatacagcaaaatacatAA